GGTGAGTGGCGCCCGGGCACCGGCTCCTGGGACATCATCGACTTCAATCCGTACGACGGCGAGAAGCTGGCGTCGATCACCATAGCCACGGTCGACGAGGTCGACGAGGCGTACCAGGCGGCGGCCCGCGCCCAGAAGCAGTGGGCCGACACCAACCCCTACGCCCGCCGCGAGGTCTTCGAGAAGGCGCTCGGTCTGATCAAGGAGCGCGAGCAGGAGATCACCGACGTGATCATCGCCGAGCTCGGCGGCACGCGCGTCAAGGCCGGCTTCGAGCTCCACCTCGCCAAGGAGTTCCTGCGCGAGGCGATCCACCTGTCGCTGCGCCCCGAGGGCCGCATCATCCCGTCGCCGATCGACGGCAAGGAGAACCGTGTCTACCGGGTGCCGGTGGGCGTGGTGGGCGTCATCAGCCCCTTCAACTTCCCGTTCCTGCTGTCGATCAAGTCGGTGGCCCCGGCGCTGGCGCTCGGCAACGGCGTCGTACTGAAGCCGCACCAGAACACCCCGATCACCGGCGGCACCCTGGTCGCGAAGATCTTCGAGGACGCCGGCCTGCCCAAGGGCCTCCTCAATGTCGTCGTCACCGACATCGCGGAGATCGGTGACGCCTTCATCGAGCACCCCATCCCGAAGGTCATCTCCTTCACCGGCTCCGACAAGGTCGGCCGCCACGTCGCCACCGTCACCGCCTCGCACTTCAAGCGTTCGGTTCTCGAACTCGGCGGCAACAGCGCCATCGTGGTGCTCGACGACGCCGACATCGACTACGCCGTCGACGCAGCGGTCTTCAGCCGGTACGTCCATCAGGGCCAGGTCTGCATGGCCGCCAACCGGGTGCTCGTGGACCGCTCGATCGCCGACGAGTTCACCGAGAAGTTCGTCGCGAAGGTCAAGAGCCTCAAGGTGGGCGACCCGCGTGACCCGGAGACGGTGATCGGCCCGGTCATCAACTCCTCCCAGGCGGACGCCCTCGCGAGCACCGTCGAGCAGGCGATCGCCGAGGGCGCGACGGCCCTGGTGCGCGGTGAGACGACCGACAACCTGGTCTCCCCGTCGGTCCTCACCGGCATCCCGGCCGGCTCCGCCCTCCTCCACCAGGAGGTCTTCGGCCCGGTCGCCTTCCTCATCCCGGTCGACGGCGAGGAGGAGGCGGTCCGCGTCGTCAACGACACCCCGTACGGCCTCAGCGGCGCCGTCCACACCGCGAGCGTCGAGCGCGGCGTCAACTTCGCCAAGCGCATCGACACCGGCATGTTCCACGTCAACGACGGCACCGTCCACGACGAGCCGATCGTCCCCTTCGGCGGCGAGAAGAGCTCCGGCGTCGGCCGCCTCAACGGCGAGACGATGCTGGACTCTTTCACCACGCTGAAGTGGATCTCGGTGCAGCACGGACGGAGCAGGTTCCCGTTCTGACGGGCCACCCCCGAACCGAACCGAGCCGACGTCCGGTCCCCGCGGGGACCGGACGTCGGCTTCGACATTCCGCCTTCTCCATTGAGGACAGAACCTGACCGCAAGGGCCCGTAACTTCGTAGGTGTCAGGCAGAGCCAGCTGACTCCGACGACAGACGAAAGGCGGCCGGTCATGGTCACTCACGTGCGAGCCGAGGCCCACGGCGACGAGCGCGGCGCACTGCTCTCCTTCCTCGCCGAGCAGCGCGGCGGCATCCGCCGGGCCCTGCTCGGGCTCACCGACGAACAGGCGTCCGCCAGGCCCAGCGCGAGCGAGCTGTCCCTGGCGGGCCTGCTCAAGCACGTGGCCGAGGTCGAGCAGGGCTGGGTGGCACGGGCCAAGGGCGAGCCGCCGGCGGTGAAGCGGGACGAGTCGAACTGGCACGAGTGTTTCGTGCTGGTCGACGGCGAGACCGTGGAGCAGCAGCTGGCGTACTGGGAGAAGGTCGCCGACGAGACGGAGGCGTTCATCCGCGCGGTGCCCAGCCTCGACGACACCTTCCCGCTCCCGAACGATCCCTGGTTCCCGCCGGACGAGTCGGTCTCCCTGCGCTGGCTGGTTCTGCACCTGATCCGCGAGACGGCCCGGCACGCCGGGCACGCCGACATCATCCGCGAGTCCCTCGACGGGAAGACGGCCTTCGAGCTGGTGGGACTGGCGCGGAACTGAGGCCATAACCTGGACGGCATGTCAACGATCCGTCTCCTCGTGCTGGCCGCGGTGCGCCAGCACGGGCGGGCCCACGGCTATCAGGTGCGCAACGACCTGGAGTACTGGGGCGCGCACGAGTGGTCCAACGCCAAGCCCGGCTCGATCTACCACGCCCTGAAGCAGATGGCCAAGCAGGGACTGCTGTACGCGCACGAGATCGCGCCGTCCACCGCGGGCGGACCACCGCGCACGGAGTACGAGATCACCGAGGCCGGCACCGAGCAGTACCTCGGTCTGGTGCGCGAGGCGCTGACCTCGTACGACCAGAAGATGGACATGAAGTCGGCGGCCATCGGCTGCATGGTCGACCTCCCGCGCGCCGAGGCGGTGGCCCTCCTCAAGGAGCGCACCCGCAGGATCGAGGAGTGGCGCGCGGCCGTCACCGAGCACTACATCCCGGAAGAGGGCCCGGAGCAGCTCGGCCACATCGGCGAGATCATGAACCTGTGGGTGCACACGGCCGACGCGGAGGCCGAGTGGACCCAGGGGCTGATCTCCCGGATCGAGGGCGGTGCCTACACCTTCGCGGAGGAGGGTGAGCGGTTCGTCGCGGTGCTCGCCGACGACCAGGAGAACCCGTACGCGACAGGGGAGCGGCATCCGGAGGACGCCCGCTAATTAAGTTTGACTAACCGATGCCGGGGCATTAACTTCGAACTGGTAGTCAAGTTTGACTAGCGAAGGAGTCTCAGTGGCCGACGCGGCGATCACCGTCGAAGGGGCACGTAAGAAGTACGGCGGCGGCACCACCGCACAGAACGCACTGGACGGCCTCGACCTGGAGGTCGGCCGAGGCACGGTCCACGGAGTACTCGGGCCGAACGGCGCGGGCAAGACGACCCTGGTCCGCGTCCTGTCCACCCTGCTCCGGCCGGACGCGGGACGTGTCGAGGTGGCCGGCCATGACGTCGTACGGCAGGCGCACGAGGTGCGCTTCCGCATCGGCCTGCTCGGCCAGCACGCGGCGCTCGACGAGGAACTCGGCGGCCGCCAGAACCTGGAGATGTTCGGCCGCCTCTACCACCTGGGCGCCCGCAGGGCACGCGCGCGTGCCGACGAGCTCCTGGAGCGCTTCGACCTGGCCGGCACCGGCCGCAAACCGGTCCGCGCCTACAGCGGAGGCATGCGCCGCCGACTGGACCTCGCGGCCTCCCTGATCACCGAGCCGGAGGTGCTCTTCCTGGACGAACCCACCACCGGCCTCGACCCGCGTGGCCGCGCCGAGGTCTGGTCCGCGGTCCGCACCCTGGTCGGCGGCGGTACGACGGTCCTGCTGACCACGCAGTACCTGGACGAGGCCGACCAGCTCGCCGACCGCGTCTCGGTCGTCGACGCCGGCCGGGTGATCGCCGACGGCACCCCGGACGAGCTGAAGGCCCTGACGGGCGGCGACCGCATCGACGTCGTCCTGCGCGACGAGGGCCAACTGGGCGCGGCGGTCGCCCTGTTGCCGCTGCCCGGGGCGGGCGTCACGGTCGACCCCGACCGCCGGCTGCTCAGCGCCCCGGTCACCGACCGGATGGCGGCGCTCTCCGGCGTCCTGCGGGCACTGGAGGAGGCCGGGATCGAGGCGGAGGACGTGGCACTGCGGCGGCCGACGCTGGACGAGGTGTTCCTGCACCTCACGGACGGGGACCGCCGAGCGAAGGAGACCGCATGAGCACGTACGCGCTGACCGATTCCTGGACCATGACCCGGCGCGAACTCGCCCACTGGGCGCGGCAGCCGGTGCAGGTCCTGGTCGGGCTGGTCTTCCCCGTGATGCTCCTGCTGATGTTCGCGTACCTGGTCGGCGGCGGCCGGGGCGTGAACGGTGACT
Above is a window of Streptomyces sp. NBC_00490 DNA encoding:
- a CDS encoding ATP-binding cassette domain-containing protein — protein: MADAAITVEGARKKYGGGTTAQNALDGLDLEVGRGTVHGVLGPNGAGKTTLVRVLSTLLRPDAGRVEVAGHDVVRQAHEVRFRIGLLGQHAALDEELGGRQNLEMFGRLYHLGARRARARADELLERFDLAGTGRKPVRAYSGGMRRRLDLAASLITEPEVLFLDEPTTGLDPRGRAEVWSAVRTLVGGGTTVLLTTQYLDEADQLADRVSVVDAGRVIADGTPDELKALTGGDRIDVVLRDEGQLGAAVALLPLPGAGVTVDPDRRLLSAPVTDRMAALSGVLRALEEAGIEAEDVALRRPTLDEVFLHLTDGDRRAKETA
- a CDS encoding aldehyde dehydrogenase family protein; protein product: MSSYFTDLAQQYIDGEWRPGTGSWDIIDFNPYDGEKLASITIATVDEVDEAYQAAARAQKQWADTNPYARREVFEKALGLIKEREQEITDVIIAELGGTRVKAGFELHLAKEFLREAIHLSLRPEGRIIPSPIDGKENRVYRVPVGVVGVISPFNFPFLLSIKSVAPALALGNGVVLKPHQNTPITGGTLVAKIFEDAGLPKGLLNVVVTDIAEIGDAFIEHPIPKVISFTGSDKVGRHVATVTASHFKRSVLELGGNSAIVVLDDADIDYAVDAAVFSRYVHQGQVCMAANRVLVDRSIADEFTEKFVAKVKSLKVGDPRDPETVIGPVINSSQADALASTVEQAIAEGATALVRGETTDNLVSPSVLTGIPAGSALLHQEVFGPVAFLIPVDGEEEAVRVVNDTPYGLSGAVHTASVERGVNFAKRIDTGMFHVNDGTVHDEPIVPFGGEKSSGVGRLNGETMLDSFTTLKWISVQHGRSRFPF
- a CDS encoding PadR family transcriptional regulator, with product MSTIRLLVLAAVRQHGRAHGYQVRNDLEYWGAHEWSNAKPGSIYHALKQMAKQGLLYAHEIAPSTAGGPPRTEYEITEAGTEQYLGLVREALTSYDQKMDMKSAAIGCMVDLPRAEAVALLKERTRRIEEWRAAVTEHYIPEEGPEQLGHIGEIMNLWVHTADAEAEWTQGLISRIEGGAYTFAEEGERFVAVLADDQENPYATGERHPEDAR
- a CDS encoding DinB family protein, yielding MVTHVRAEAHGDERGALLSFLAEQRGGIRRALLGLTDEQASARPSASELSLAGLLKHVAEVEQGWVARAKGEPPAVKRDESNWHECFVLVDGETVEQQLAYWEKVADETEAFIRAVPSLDDTFPLPNDPWFPPDESVSLRWLVLHLIRETARHAGHADIIRESLDGKTAFELVGLARN